The Trypanosoma brucei brucei TREU927 chromosome 9, whole genome shotgun sequence genome includes a window with the following:
- a CDS encoding nitrilase, putative, protein MRVTLCQMTVGKSKEANIRKAVEMIAAAAKRGTDFVVLPECFNCPYGTKYFAEYSEEVQAGFPTFDAMSKVARENSVWVVAGSIPERLEGKLFNSAMVFDPRGDLKHIHRKVHLFRINTDTLKMDEGEVLSAGSDATPVTIEGDVKFGLGICFDVRFPFLAWKYAAEGTSFLVYPAAFNMVTGPAHWEIAAKSRAVDNQQFVIMCSPARDAGGEYVAWGHSIIVDPMGRVIAMADEGETYFDADLDINMVKTTRNMIPILSGVRHDLYSLTWK, encoded by the coding sequence ATGCGCGTTACTTTGTGTCAGATGACTGTTGGTAAGTCCAAGGAAGCCAATATTCGCAAAGCTGTGGAAAtgattgctgctgcagcgaaGCGCGGTACTGACTTTGTGGTGTTGCCCGAGTGCTTCAATTGCCCATATGGGACGAAGTACTTCGCGGAGTATTCGGAGGAGGTACAAGCGGGGTTTCCTACATTTGATGCTATGTCCAAAGTAGCAAGGGAGAACTCGGTTTGGGTTGTTGCAGGGAGCATACCGGAAAGGTTGGAAGGGAAGCTGTTTAACTCGGCGATGGTATTCGACCCTAGAGGAGACTTAAAGCATATCCACCGCAAGGTCCACCTCTTTCGAATCAATACCGATACACTCAAAATGGATGAGGGAGAAGTCCTCTCTGCGGGATCGGACGCCACACCCGTCACTATCGAGGGCGACGTAAAGTTCGGACTTGGTATATGTTTTGATGTGCGGTTTCCGTTTTTGGCGTGGAAGTACGCAGCGGAGGGAACCTCTTTCCTGGTTTACCCCGCTGCGTTTAACATGGTAACTGGGCCAGCGCACTGGGAAATCGCTGCCAAGTCTCGTGCTGTGGACAACCAACAGTTTGTTATCATGTGTTCCCCTGCTCGTGATGCAGGGGGAGAGTACGTGGCATGGGGTCATTCGATAATTGTGGACCCAATGGGGAGGGTAATTGCCATGGCTGATGAGGGAGAAACTTATTTTGATGCGGATTTGGACATAAACATGgtcaaaacaacaagaaacatGATTCCAATACTGAGTGGAGTCCGTCATGATCTTTATTCTTTAACTTGGAAGTAG
- a CDS encoding Sec1 family transport protein (similar to SEC1-family transport protein SLY1 (AtSLY1) (Swiss-Prot:Q9SL48) (Arabidopsis thaliana)), whose protein sequence is MPPQRKISLRQRQRDVIQAMISSALPLGQGGVPAPQPMTATYGPAAVAPWRLLIYDDIGRDIIAPLLRVGDLRELGITLYMHIKSKRDPVPGAPAIYFCAPTDENINIMASDAVKEFYEWVYINFTSQISRRSMEHLAERLTRGQLQNIEHIRVFDRTLNYVALEDDLFTLMQKDSFVILNSRHAKDEDVEAHLNEIVMGILHVLLSQQVLPVIAHSRTGPAEEVARRLSVSLNDSLNERTLTPASANVLGRPLLLIVDRSSDLATVLHHPFSYRGLLAELGDMHLNKVTVLGDDGVETFFEINPDRDDFYRNNALLDFSAVGGNIEAALKRYREEHANLSESTCDVDGDVGTDSMSKLLANAPKLGEKKRMLDAHTKMAYSLLHRIRQTHLDRFHGVELGIIQQEGLDHEQFENLLLTGCGTAEDRQRLYLIAYLLGTQGEHETVLEQCAPAFEGMPFSALSYLKHLRQWSLGTANPTGGEADGAHGFAWGLAQTLAKNIVNSLGANSKSQLPLTKLVDSLLQDSSTSSGVGVGGSRAAGSSNLRAELLATVVGYDPRSRKQVDLNEAHFSQAIVFTIGGGCVAEYDDLKQWEAAHPRKAVSYGCTAMMTGNEALRQLTVLGEGIS, encoded by the coding sequence ATGCCACCGCAGCGGAAGATTTCACTGCGTCAGCGACAGAGAGATGTCATACAAGCAATGATTTCATCTGCTCTACCGCTTGGGCAGGGCGGTGTTCCAGCGCCTCAACCGATGACTGCAACTTACGGGCCAGCGGCGGTTGCCCCATGGCGTCTCCTCATTTACGATGACATCGGACGCGACATTATTGCCCCGCTGCTGAGGGTTGGGGACCTTCGGGAACTTGGCATTACGTTGTATATGCACATCAAATCTAAACGGGATCCAGTGCCTGGTGCTCCGGCCATCTACTTCTGTGCACCGACTGAcgaaaacataaacataatgGCTAGTGATGCGGTGAAGGAATTTTATGAGTGGGTGTACATAAATTTCACTTCGCAGATTTCTCGAAGAAGCATGGAGCATCTGGCTGAGAGGCTAACTCGTGGTCAACTCCAGAACATTGAACATATTAGAGTTTTCGATCGCACGCTGAACTACGTGGCACTGGAGGATGACCTGTTTACCTTGATGCAGAAGGATTCCTTCGTTATACTAAACAGCCGCCACGCCAAGGATGAAGATGTGGAAGCTCACTTAAATGAAATAGTTATGGGCATCTTGCATGTCCTCTTGTCCCAGCAAGTGCTTCCAGTTATTGCACACAGCAGGACGGGGCCGGCGGAGGAGGTCGCTCGGCGTTTGTCTGTGTCTCTTAATGACTCTCTGAACGAGCGAACCCTAACACCTGCATCTGCCAATGTGCTTGGACGTCCACTACTTCTTATTGTCGACCGCTCCAGTGACCTTGCTACGGTTCTCCATCACCCATTCTCGTATCGGGGACTACTCGCGGAACTGGGAGACATGCACCTAAATAAAGTCACTGTGCTGGGGGATGACGGAGTTGAGACGTTTTTCGAAATAAACCCCGATCGAGATGATTTCTACCGCAATAACGCTCTTCTTGACTTTAGCGCAGTGGGTGGTAATATTGAGGCGGCGCTGAAACGGTACCGCGAAGAGCATGCTAACCTTTCGGAAAGCACATGTGATGTGGATGGTGATGTGGGCACGGACTCCATGTCGAAACTGCTTGCCAATGCTCCAAAACTTGGGGAGAAGAAGCGAATGTTGgatgcacacacaaaaatggCGTACAGTCTTCTTCATCGCATTCGTCAAACCCACCTTGATCGCTTCCATGGGGTAGAACTGGGCATTATTCAACAGGAGGGGCTCGACCACGAGCAGTTTGAAAACCTATTGCTAACTGGTTGTGGGACCGCTGAGGATCGTCAGCGACTTTATCTGATTGCGTACCTTCTTGGCACGCAAGGAGAGCACGAAACAGTTCTGGAACAGTGTGCCCCAGCTTTCGAGGGCATGCCGTTTTCGGCACTTTCATACCTCAAACATTTACGTCAGTGGTCACTTGGAACCGCCAATCCCACTGGTGGTGAAGCAGACGGTGCCCATGGTTTTGCGTGGGGTTTGGCGCAAACACTGGCTAAGAATATTGTTAATTCACTTGGCGCGAACTCAAAGTCCCAGTTGCCACTAACGAAACTTGTGGACTCTCTTTTGCAGGATTCCTCAACCTCATCCGGTGTGGGCGTTGGTGGTTCCCGCGCAGCAGGCAGTAGCAATTTGCGGGCGGAACTTTTAGCAACAGTAGTAGGGTACGATCCACGCAGCAGGAAACAAGTTGACCTCAATGAAGCACATTTTTCACAGGCTATTGTTTTCACCATTGGCGGTGGTTGCGTGGCCGAGTACGACGATCTCAAGCAGTGGGAAGCCGCACATCCACGAAAGGCGGTTAGTTATGGCTGTACCGCAATGATGACGGGGAATGAAGCACTGCGCCAGCTCACTGTTCTTGGTGAAGGAATATCATAA
- a CDS encoding 60S ribosomal protein L35, putative: MSHIVKIRDLKEKGKDDLLKQLSEFKKELSQLRVSQQMNVGAARLGRIRTIRKGIARIMTVLNKNERENLRKFYSDKKLRSAKPKTLRAKLTHRRRLALKANEKNRKTRRQLRMAHKFPRRIYAVKV; this comes from the coding sequence ATGTCGCACATCGTCAAAATCCGTgacctgaaggaaaaggggaaggatGACCTGCTGAAGCAGCTTTCTGAATTCAAGAAGGAGTTGTCGCAACTTCGTGTCTCTCAGCAGATGAACGTTGGTGCTGCTCGTCTTGGTCGCATTCGCACCATTCGCAAAGGCATTGCCCGCATAATGACGGTGCTTAACAAGAACGAACGTGAAAACCTCCGCAAGTTTTATTCGGACAAGAAGCTGCGGTCGGCGAAGCCCAAAACACTTCGTGCAAAGCTGACACACCGGCGTCGCCTAGCACTGAAGGCCAACGAGAAGAACCGTAAGACCCGCCGCCAACTCCGCATGGCCCACAAATTCCCGAGGCGCATATACGCCGTGAAGGTTTGA